A window from Gemmatimonadaceae bacterium encodes these proteins:
- a CDS encoding tyrosine-type recombinase/integrase, which produces MVLTSSEVDRALNGIRTQTAIGVRDRAMLELLHATAMRRGELAGLDVGDVDLDRALVRIRRGKGGRSRIVPLGRRAAAWVRHYIDRARLIALKDVRQPALFLSRRGRRVGVKTVTARMHACLRRAGVAKGGSCHIIRHSVATLMHEAGADIRDLQALLGHSLLTSTQLYTRVSMQHLQAVHRRTHPSERWPTTGFPPD; this is translated from the coding sequence ATGGTCTTGACGTCGAGTGAGGTTGACCGTGCGCTCAACGGCATCCGAACGCAGACGGCGATAGGTGTTCGGGATCGGGCGATGCTCGAGCTGCTCCATGCCACCGCGATGCGGCGTGGCGAACTGGCCGGGCTTGACGTGGGCGACGTCGACTTGGACCGTGCCCTCGTCCGAATTCGCCGCGGAAAGGGTGGGCGCAGTCGCATTGTCCCGCTCGGTCGCCGAGCTGCCGCGTGGGTACGCCACTACATCGATCGCGCGCGGCTGATTGCGCTGAAAGACGTCCGGCAACCGGCGCTATTCCTCTCACGGCGTGGACGTCGGGTTGGCGTGAAGACCGTGACCGCGCGCATGCATGCCTGCCTTCGCCGCGCCGGCGTGGCGAAAGGCGGGAGTTGCCACATCATCCGCCACAGCGTGGCGACGCTGATGCACGAAGCCGGCGCGGACATCCGCGACCTGCAGGCGTTGCTCGGACACTCGTTGCTGACGAGCACGCAACTCTACACTCGCGTCTCAATGCAACATCTTCAAGCCGTACACCGACGCACCCATCCCTCTGAGCGCTGGCCGACCACGGGCTTCCCGCCCGACTGA